A portion of the Sphingobacterium spiritivorum genome contains these proteins:
- a CDS encoding type II secretion system protein, producing the protein MNKDKLKAFTLIEITIAMLIAAVVIGLCYYTFQLFMNLSHEQQQKKNEQFQAELLQHLLVRDFDHARAIYLEDERLTIQDSSGEIKYTLSANHILRNQYDLRTDTFQMKVLEHKAEFEGPKLPDPNLINRLSLQLQQEKQTWSQSLSKNYTAQQLMRIENLQYSFN; encoded by the coding sequence ATGAATAAGGATAAGTTAAAAGCATTTACCCTGATTGAGATTACGATAGCAATGCTTATAGCAGCTGTAGTAATCGGTCTCTGCTATTATACGTTTCAACTGTTTATGAATCTGTCGCATGAACAGCAGCAAAAGAAAAATGAGCAATTTCAGGCAGAGCTTTTACAGCATCTGCTTGTCCGGGATTTTGACCATGCAAGAGCCATTTATCTGGAAGATGAACGGTTAACAATACAGGATAGCAGCGGAGAGATAAAATATACACTCTCCGCAAATCATATCTTACGAAACCAATATGATCTTCGTACAGATACTTTTCAGATGAAAGTACTGGAACACAAAGCTGAATTTGAAGGTCCCAAATTACCCGACCCAAACCTGATCAACCGACTTTCCTTACAGCTGCAGCAGGAAAAACAAACATGGAGTCAATCCTTATCTAAGAACTATACGGCACAGCAGCTGATGCGTATAGAAAATCTGCAATACTCTTTTAATTAA
- a CDS encoding type II secretion system protein, which produces MNISLRASTLVEVLIALLIIMSVFAAGMVIFANINKASRSQTQQQIKMHLKDLQKEYEKYPVATEEHIIRDSIAYTIRIVANQDYPRLKRITASARHPHSDLILDSLVVLKENRDE; this is translated from the coding sequence ATGAATATATCTTTGCGGGCATCTACTCTGGTGGAGGTGCTGATTGCATTACTGATTATTATGTCTGTATTTGCAGCAGGAATGGTTATATTCGCTAATATAAACAAAGCATCCCGAAGCCAGACACAGCAGCAGATAAAAATGCATCTCAAGGATCTGCAAAAAGAATATGAAAAGTACCCTGTCGCAACAGAAGAACATATCATCAGAGACAGTATTGCCTATACCATTCGTATTGTGGCCAATCAGGATTATCCCCGATTAAAAAGAATAACTGCTTCTGCCCGACATCCTCACAGCGATCTTATTTTGGACAGTTTAGTGGTATTAAAAGAGAACAGAGATGAATAA
- a CDS encoding toxin-antitoxin system YwqK family antitoxin, whose translation MKIRIYLTLLGLSLVLSSGAQKRQEVQYNRFTINGEDGSKQIFFAEDKRINSKSDRIYSWYASNKITRTAGGFSGKLLDGEYTRYYPNKNLAEKGIFKFGLRNGLWRSWSAEGLLTKESNWVEGIETGAFVQYNSDGKQEKKGELKNGKLHGAIQLFSGSDSTSVQYYNEGKSISEEEYTNSNLFRKSGSYLGRTLGKLFNKNKEPKQK comes from the coding sequence ATGAAGATTAGAATTTATTTAACCTTGCTCGGCCTTTCTCTGGTTTTATCATCGGGAGCGCAGAAAAGACAAGAGGTACAATACAACCGTTTTACCATAAACGGTGAAGACGGGTCAAAGCAGATTTTTTTTGCGGAAGACAAAAGAATAAATTCAAAATCTGACAGAATATATTCCTGGTATGCCTCTAATAAAATAACACGTACTGCCGGAGGATTCAGCGGTAAACTTCTCGACGGAGAGTATACCCGCTATTATCCCAATAAAAATCTCGCCGAGAAAGGTATTTTTAAGTTTGGCCTTAGAAATGGTTTATGGCGTAGCTGGTCTGCTGAAGGTCTGCTGACTAAAGAATCCAACTGGGTAGAAGGTATAGAAACAGGTGCATTTGTCCAATATAACTCCGATGGCAAACAGGAAAAGAAAGGAGAACTGAAAAACGGAAAATTGCACGGTGCTATCCAGCTATTTTCCGGATCAGACAGTACATCTGTACAGTACTACAACGAAGGAAAATCCATCTCTGAGGAAGAGTACACCAACAGCAATCTATTCCGGAAGTCCGGAAGTTATCTTGGTCGTACACTCGGTAAACTGTTTAATAAAAATAAAGAACCCAAACAGAAGTAA